From one Catenuloplanes nepalensis genomic stretch:
- a CDS encoding 2'-5' RNA ligase family protein: protein MRTVELLLDPGLDHAVRSLWARLHAAGARSLATHTHPTNRPHVTLVITPSLDLLPPLGLPLPVTLGPPRMLGRALVLPATGLHSLHTRVWSAVGSTNPLHDPARWTPHVTLALRATPGSDSLLGPSLSLTGHAVTARSYDPATRTVTDLPHKAP, encoded by the coding sequence ATGCGTACCGTGGAACTGCTGCTCGACCCGGGCCTCGACCACGCCGTCCGGTCGCTCTGGGCCCGCCTGCACGCCGCCGGTGCCCGCAGCCTCGCCACCCACACGCATCCCACCAACCGCCCGCACGTGACGCTCGTGATCACCCCGTCCCTCGATCTTCTGCCGCCCCTCGGCCTGCCACTCCCGGTCACGCTCGGCCCTCCACGCATGCTCGGCCGCGCCCTGGTCCTCCCCGCCACCGGCCTGCACTCGCTGCACACCCGCGTCTGGTCCGCCGTCGGCTCCACGAACCCCCTGCACGACCCGGCCCGCTGGACCCCGCACGTGACGCTCGCCCTCAGGGCCACCCCGGGCTCCGATTCCCTGCTCGGCCCTTCTCTGTCTTTGACCGGCCACGCAGTCACCGCCCGCAGCTACGACCCCGCGACCCGCACCGTCACCGACCTCCCCCACAAGGCCCCCTGA
- a CDS encoding CPBP family intramembrane glutamic endopeptidase: MTTPAVTTGADTRRSTGPGWPELLIGLAVFATVAYGLPTLLTRTGISDRLSPLITGLLLAALSGLAGLAGFVAADRIRVRDRAAFGVRSTSARWLLLGVAGGVLALVLAQLIALAVLSFTGPAENVQAPYRDAAEGGVLSVVLSVLFLAVLTPIGEEFLFRGVVTTVLLRYGALIGVVGSSLIFALAHGLNIIFVTALVVGLITAELRRRSGSVWPGVLAHVVNNLVSQLLVVTLT, translated from the coding sequence ATGACCACACCCGCCGTCACGACGGGCGCCGACACCCGCCGATCCACCGGTCCGGGCTGGCCGGAGTTACTGATCGGCCTGGCCGTGTTCGCGACCGTCGCGTACGGACTGCCGACGCTGCTCACCCGCACCGGGATCAGCGATCGGCTCTCGCCGCTGATCACCGGCCTGCTCCTGGCCGCGCTCTCCGGCCTTGCCGGCCTCGCCGGATTCGTCGCCGCGGACCGGATCCGCGTCCGCGACCGGGCCGCGTTCGGCGTGCGGAGCACCTCCGCGCGCTGGCTGCTGCTCGGCGTCGCCGGCGGCGTGCTCGCCCTGGTGCTGGCCCAGCTCATCGCCCTCGCCGTCCTCTCCTTCACCGGCCCGGCCGAGAACGTTCAGGCGCCGTACCGCGACGCGGCCGAGGGCGGCGTGCTCTCGGTCGTGCTGTCGGTGCTGTTCCTGGCGGTGCTCACCCCGATCGGCGAGGAGTTCCTGTTCCGCGGCGTGGTCACCACGGTGCTGCTGCGATACGGCGCGCTGATCGGCGTCGTCGGCAGCTCGCTGATCTTCGCGCTGGCGCACGGCCTGAACATCATCTTCGTCACCGCGCTGGTCGTCGGCCTGATCACCGCGGAACTGCGCCGGCGCAGCGGCTCGGTCTGGCCCGGCGTGCTGGCCCACGTGGTCAACAACCTGGTCAGCCAGCTGCTGGTCGTGACCCTGACCTGA
- a CDS encoding sigma-70 family RNA polymerase sigma factor: protein MRLDEIFEAARPRLLSLAHRLVGSHHDAEDAVQAAWVRAATADPAELINPEAWLTTVTTRLCLYQLRARRRRGELPLRADDVPGDQTAADEAFLRREEVSRAFMVVLAELSPAQRVAYVLHDLFAVPFEQVSVVLGTTTGSAKKLASRARARLRDAGPAESPRHERQVHVVEAFLAAARGGDIGRLVALLSPDVVRDADPALLRGGAQATVSGATAVAEETRTFLDRIAVAAVVLIDGRPGAVIAPGGRPSALLRFRFQDTAITHIDITRYARGSASISALPPSWPESAWRGGRQRGGSPRG, encoded by the coding sequence GTGCGACTCGATGAGATCTTCGAAGCGGCCCGGCCACGGCTGCTGTCGCTCGCCCACCGCCTGGTCGGCTCGCATCACGACGCCGAGGATGCGGTGCAGGCCGCCTGGGTGCGCGCCGCGACGGCGGACCCGGCCGAGCTGATCAACCCGGAGGCCTGGCTCACGACCGTGACCACCCGGCTGTGCCTCTACCAGCTGCGCGCCCGGCGGCGCCGCGGCGAACTCCCGCTGCGGGCCGACGACGTCCCGGGCGATCAGACCGCGGCCGACGAGGCGTTCCTGCGGCGGGAGGAGGTCTCCCGCGCGTTCATGGTCGTCCTGGCGGAGCTGTCGCCCGCACAACGGGTGGCGTACGTGCTGCACGACCTGTTCGCCGTACCGTTCGAGCAGGTCTCGGTCGTGCTCGGCACGACCACCGGCTCCGCGAAGAAGCTCGCCAGCCGCGCCCGGGCACGGTTACGCGACGCCGGCCCGGCCGAGTCACCGCGGCACGAGCGGCAGGTGCACGTCGTCGAGGCGTTCCTCGCCGCCGCGCGAGGCGGCGACATCGGCCGGCTCGTAGCCCTCCTGTCACCCGACGTCGTGCGCGACGCGGACCCCGCGCTGCTCCGGGGCGGCGCGCAGGCGACCGTCTCCGGCGCCACCGCGGTCGCCGAGGAGACCAGGACCTTCCTCGACCGCATCGCCGTCGCGGCCGTCGTCCTGATCGACGGCCGGCCCGGCGCGGTGATCGCCCCGGGCGGCCGGCCCTCCGCGCTGCTGCGGTTCCGGTTCCAGGACACCGCCATCACCCACATCGACATCACACGGTACGCACGCGGCTCCGCGTCCATCTCGGCGCTGCCTCCGTCCTGGCCGGAATCGGCGTGGCGAGGAGGTCGACAACGGGGCGGGTCGCCGCGAGGATGA
- a CDS encoding M23 family metallopeptidase, translating to MTATRVRTVVSVVVVLILAGVAVWFVERALRPPGPRPAFQLPVACGETWRLSTYPGHGDYDVDLYPTSGETWGRPVLAAYAGTVVRAGVNGRLGERTPDNPKGPIGRGGGYWVRIDHGGKWSTLYLHLLEPPTVTEGQRVEMGDQLGKLGSTGESSAPHLHFEQLRDGEKVESFFAGERSGITHDNEEYAVNHTSANCP from the coding sequence GTGACTGCCACTCGTGTCCGCACCGTCGTCTCCGTCGTCGTGGTCCTGATACTGGCCGGGGTGGCGGTGTGGTTCGTCGAACGGGCACTGCGCCCGCCCGGCCCGCGGCCCGCGTTCCAGCTGCCCGTGGCGTGCGGCGAGACGTGGCGGCTCAGCACATATCCCGGGCACGGCGACTACGACGTCGACCTCTACCCGACCAGCGGCGAGACGTGGGGCCGGCCGGTCCTGGCCGCATACGCCGGCACCGTGGTCCGGGCCGGCGTCAACGGCCGGCTCGGCGAGCGCACGCCGGACAACCCGAAGGGCCCGATCGGCCGTGGCGGCGGCTACTGGGTGCGCATCGACCACGGCGGCAAGTGGTCCACGCTCTACCTGCACCTGCTCGAACCGCCGACGGTCACCGAGGGCCAGCGCGTCGAGATGGGCGACCAGCTCGGCAAGCTCGGCAGCACCGGCGAGTCCAGCGCCCCCCACCTGCACTTCGAACAACTCCGCGACGGCGAGAAGGTCGAGTCCTTCTTCGCCGGAGAACGCTCCGGCATCACCCACGACAACGAGGAATACGCCGTCAACCACACCAGCGCGAACTGCCCCTAG
- a CDS encoding nuclear transport factor 2 family protein, protein MERPGNDAVAVWRAAGEAGDAAAAVAALHPEVTLVSPITERFVFRGHRQVCTLLEVALSVIDDLTYTDQVAEGRTVALFYEARIGTTRIFEAQRLRLDDDGLITEITLYVRPLPALTLLMKRLGPELARRNGQPGLARMIPLAAGALHTMADSGERTIMPKAAPR, encoded by the coding sequence GTGGAACGACCGGGGAATGACGCCGTCGCGGTGTGGCGGGCGGCCGGGGAGGCGGGGGATGCCGCGGCGGCGGTTGCGGCGCTTCACCCCGAGGTGACGCTGGTGTCGCCGATCACCGAGCGGTTCGTGTTCCGCGGTCACCGGCAGGTGTGCACGCTGCTCGAGGTGGCGCTGTCCGTGATCGACGACCTCACCTACACCGACCAGGTCGCCGAGGGCCGGACCGTGGCGCTCTTCTACGAGGCGCGGATCGGCACGACGCGGATCTTCGAGGCACAACGGCTCCGGCTGGACGACGACGGGCTGATCACCGAGATCACGCTGTACGTACGGCCGCTGCCCGCGCTCACGCTGCTGATGAAGCGCCTCGGCCCGGAGCTGGCCCGCCGCAACGGACAGCCCGGCCTGGCCCGCATGATCCCACTGGCCGCCGGCGCCCTGCACACCATGGCCGACTCCGGCGAGCGCACCATCATGCCGAAGGCCGCGCCCCGATAG
- a CDS encoding STAS domain-containing protein produces MSTDLSFATTERPDGALVLAVAGEIDMSNAAAFATALASAHDEAGTDSFVIDLTHVEYLDSAGLAVLFQHVDHATLVAAPLLAPVLAIAGLDDVTTIKN; encoded by the coding sequence ATGAGCACCGACCTGAGCTTCGCCACGACCGAACGCCCGGACGGCGCCCTGGTCCTGGCCGTCGCCGGCGAGATCGACATGAGCAACGCCGCGGCGTTCGCGACCGCGCTGGCGTCCGCCCACGACGAGGCCGGCACCGACTCCTTCGTCATCGACCTGACCCACGTCGAATACCTCGACAGCGCCGGCCTCGCCGTCCTCTTTCAGCACGTCGACCACGCCACCCTGGTCGCCGCCCCACTCCTGGCCCCGGTCCTCGCCATCGCCGGCCTCGACGACGTAACCACCATCAAGAACTGA
- a CDS encoding DoxX family protein, whose product MSVLMTLTGTILCILANGFEVAAKLAGAEFVLRNSAEVGVPARWIPYLAAIEAAGVAGLVAGLLGARLVGLAAAAGLVAFFVGAVAAHVRARVFHNVAFPAAFLVLALTAVVHFG is encoded by the coding sequence ATGAGTGTACTGATGACCCTGACCGGCACCATCCTCTGCATCCTCGCCAACGGCTTCGAGGTCGCGGCGAAGCTCGCCGGGGCGGAGTTCGTGCTGAGGAACTCCGCCGAGGTGGGGGTGCCCGCACGGTGGATCCCTTACCTGGCGGCGATCGAGGCGGCCGGCGTCGCCGGGCTGGTGGCCGGGCTGCTGGGCGCGCGTCTCGTCGGACTGGCCGCGGCGGCCGGGCTGGTCGCGTTCTTCGTCGGCGCGGTGGCCGCGCACGTCCGGGCCAGGGTGTTCCACAACGTCGCCTTCCCCGCCGCCTTCCTGGTGCTCGCCCTGACCGCGGTCGTGCACTTCGGATGA
- a CDS encoding LuxR C-terminal-related transcriptional regulator — protein sequence MARMSVRERDSLQGVERACALGLDSRPLRRELAARLSRVVGYDAYCFATVDPWTLLLTDEVSEGMPPDGGTAATHNEYLVDDVDKFAEMARTNRAVGILGHSTGGEPGRSHRFRTILPMIDARDEMRVVFLADGRCWGAISLFRGFDRPAFTPHEGTLLRSVARPIAVALRRAAGRPGTHTSITEPSAPGVLVLDAHGETVTSNESARRWLDELSPLRMGLHEVAASSRAGGESGLRVRSRTGRWLSLWGSAMDGGEGGAVSIVIQPAPTSDIARMLALAHALSPREQEVLRFVIAGVPSAAIAAGLRVSAHTVESHLRSLFAKFGVGSRGQLVGQVVGEIYNI from the coding sequence ATGGCACGCATGTCGGTCCGGGAGCGCGACTCGCTGCAGGGTGTGGAACGCGCGTGCGCGCTCGGCCTGGACTCCCGGCCGCTGCGCCGGGAGTTGGCCGCACGGCTGTCCCGGGTGGTCGGCTACGACGCCTACTGCTTCGCCACCGTCGACCCGTGGACGCTGCTGCTCACCGACGAGGTCTCCGAGGGCATGCCGCCGGACGGCGGAACGGCCGCGACCCACAACGAGTACCTGGTCGACGACGTGGACAAGTTCGCCGAGATGGCCCGGACCAACCGCGCGGTCGGCATCCTCGGCCACAGCACCGGCGGCGAACCGGGCCGCAGCCACCGCTTCCGCACGATTCTGCCGATGATCGACGCCCGTGACGAGATGCGAGTCGTGTTCCTCGCCGACGGCCGCTGTTGGGGTGCGATCTCGCTGTTCCGCGGCTTCGACCGGCCCGCGTTCACGCCGCACGAGGGCACACTGCTGCGGTCCGTCGCGCGCCCCATCGCGGTCGCGCTGCGCCGCGCGGCCGGCCGCCCCGGCACGCACACGTCCATCACCGAGCCGTCCGCGCCCGGCGTGCTGGTGCTGGACGCGCACGGTGAGACCGTGACGTCCAACGAGTCCGCCCGCCGCTGGCTGGACGAGCTGTCGCCGCTGCGGATGGGCCTGCACGAGGTGGCGGCGTCGTCCCGGGCGGGCGGGGAGTCCGGGCTGCGGGTCCGCTCCCGAACCGGGCGGTGGCTGTCGCTGTGGGGCTCCGCGATGGACGGTGGCGAGGGAGGCGCGGTCTCGATCGTCATCCAGCCCGCGCCGACCTCGGACATCGCCCGCATGCTCGCGCTCGCACACGCACTCAGCCCACGCGAGCAGGAGGTCCTGCGATTCGTCATCGCCGGCGTCCCGTCCGCCGCGATCGCCGCCGGCCTGCGCGTCTCCGCCCACACCGTGGAGAGCCACCTGAGGTCGCTGTTCGCCAAGTTCGGAGTCGGCAGTCGCGGGCAGCTGGTCGGCCAGGTGGTCGGCGAGATCTACAACATCTAG
- a CDS encoding ATP-binding protein: MDPAAAFAELPDPARAAGLDELVEQLRLLKIWAGDPSYETIKDRVNASWTAAGRPAGELARRSTVADCFRTGRRRFNTDLVIEVVRALHPDTGYVAQWRQALRVLGGESEAASQVRVQDRLPPDPAGFTGRVAELDRLRRAARDGDSVVISAIEGMPGVGKTQLALHAGHVLLREEPFDRVLFVNLRGFHPDPALPPADPAAVLDGFLRLLGVPGRQLPHGLAARTAAYRERLAGTRTLVVLDDVATAAQVRPLLPATPGCLALITSRRRLGALRPAARLTVEVFTPGEAVAYLREAAPGTPVGADPSAAARIARRCGHLPLALSLVAGHIRATPGWTLTDHADRLDQRHRERRLDSGVELALALSYQELPSDLRSLLRMAALHPGQDLDAYAAAALTGTDLGSARAGLERLRDDHLLQQPAPGRYAFHDLVRAHATTRAQDEDRPPDRRAALTRLSDYYLAATAAAMDTLHPAEAHLRPRVTPIAGPLPDLTDPDTALDWLNSERPTLVAIAARGPDTHTVRLSRTLFRYLTGGHLADALAVHGHALEAARRGGDTLGQAHALTDLGGVHWRLGRPEDAARHFEESLALFARAGDADGEARALTSLGIVADRGGRPGEATGLFERALALFGAAGNRTGEARTLNNLANVEARLGRDASATEHWERAMRLFYEAGDRAGEANALNGLGDLEVQAGRYGSAADRFQRALTLYRQIGNRAGEANILDSLGMLHTRLGRPDQATDLHRLALTMYRETGDRYSEARAHNGLAEAARAAGRFADALAHHEEALVIADGIGSGDEQARARAGIAAVRPGP, encoded by the coding sequence GTGGATCCGGCGGCCGCTTTCGCAGAGCTGCCCGATCCGGCACGTGCGGCCGGGCTGGACGAGCTGGTCGAGCAGCTGCGGCTGCTGAAGATCTGGGCCGGCGACCCGTCGTACGAGACGATCAAGGATCGCGTGAACGCGTCGTGGACCGCGGCCGGCCGCCCGGCCGGTGAGCTGGCGCGCCGGTCCACCGTGGCCGACTGCTTCCGGACCGGCCGCCGCCGGTTCAACACCGACCTGGTGATCGAGGTGGTCCGCGCGCTGCACCCGGACACCGGATACGTCGCGCAGTGGCGGCAGGCGTTGCGCGTGCTCGGCGGCGAGTCGGAGGCGGCGTCGCAGGTGCGGGTGCAGGACCGGCTGCCGCCGGACCCGGCCGGGTTCACCGGGCGGGTCGCGGAGCTGGACCGGCTGCGGCGGGCCGCGCGGGACGGTGACAGCGTGGTGATCTCCGCGATCGAGGGGATGCCGGGCGTCGGCAAGACCCAGCTGGCGCTGCACGCCGGGCACGTGCTGCTGCGCGAGGAGCCGTTCGACCGGGTGCTGTTCGTGAACCTGCGCGGCTTCCACCCGGACCCGGCGCTGCCGCCGGCCGATCCGGCCGCGGTGCTGGACGGGTTCCTGCGCCTGCTCGGCGTGCCGGGCCGGCAACTGCCGCACGGGCTGGCCGCGCGGACCGCGGCGTACCGGGAGCGGCTGGCCGGCACGCGCACGCTGGTGGTGCTGGACGACGTGGCGACCGCGGCACAGGTACGCCCGCTGCTGCCGGCCACGCCCGGCTGTCTCGCGCTGATCACCAGCCGGCGGCGGCTCGGCGCGCTCCGGCCGGCCGCGCGGCTGACCGTGGAGGTGTTCACGCCGGGCGAGGCGGTCGCCTATCTGCGGGAGGCGGCGCCGGGCACGCCGGTCGGCGCGGATCCGAGCGCAGCGGCCCGGATCGCGCGGCGCTGCGGGCATCTGCCGCTCGCGTTGAGCCTGGTCGCGGGCCACATCCGGGCTACGCCGGGCTGGACGCTGACCGATCACGCGGACCGGCTCGACCAGCGGCACCGGGAGCGGCGGCTGGACTCCGGCGTCGAGTTGGCGCTCGCGCTGTCGTACCAGGAGCTGCCTTCGGATCTTCGCTCGTTGCTGCGGATGGCGGCGCTGCACCCGGGGCAGGACCTCGACGCGTACGCCGCGGCCGCGCTGACCGGCACGGACCTGGGGAGCGCGCGGGCCGGGCTGGAGCGGCTGCGCGATGATCACCTGCTGCAGCAGCCCGCGCCCGGCCGGTACGCGTTTCACGACCTGGTGCGTGCGCACGCAACGACCCGCGCGCAGGACGAGGACCGCCCGCCGGACCGCCGCGCGGCGCTGACCCGGCTGTCCGACTACTACCTGGCGGCGACGGCCGCGGCGATGGACACGCTGCACCCGGCCGAGGCGCACCTGCGGCCGCGGGTCACGCCGATCGCCGGCCCGCTGCCGGACCTGACCGACCCGGACACGGCGCTGGACTGGCTGAACTCGGAGCGGCCCACGCTGGTCGCGATCGCCGCACGAGGACCGGACACCCACACGGTACGGCTGTCCCGCACGCTGTTCCGCTACCTGACCGGCGGGCACCTCGCGGACGCGCTGGCCGTGCACGGGCACGCGCTCGAGGCGGCCCGGCGCGGCGGCGACACGCTCGGCCAGGCGCACGCGCTCACCGATCTCGGCGGCGTGCACTGGCGGCTCGGCCGGCCCGAGGACGCGGCCCGGCACTTCGAGGAGTCGCTCGCGCTGTTCGCCCGCGCCGGCGACGCGGACGGCGAGGCCCGCGCGCTGACCAGCCTCGGCATCGTCGCGGACCGGGGCGGCCGGCCCGGCGAGGCGACCGGCCTGTTCGAGCGGGCGCTCGCGCTGTTCGGCGCGGCCGGCAACCGCACCGGCGAGGCGCGCACGCTCAACAACCTGGCGAACGTCGAGGCGAGGCTGGGCCGCGACGCGTCCGCGACCGAGCACTGGGAGCGGGCGATGCGCCTGTTCTACGAGGCCGGCGACCGGGCCGGCGAGGCGAACGCGCTGAACGGGCTCGGCGACCTCGAGGTGCAGGCGGGCCGGTACGGGTCGGCGGCCGACCGTTTCCAGCGGGCGCTGACGCTCTACCGCCAGATCGGCAACCGGGCCGGCGAGGCGAACATCCTGGACAGCCTCGGCATGCTGCACACCCGGCTGGGCCGGCCGGACCAGGCCACGGACCTGCACCGGCTGGCGCTGACCATGTACCGGGAGACCGGCGACCGGTACAGCGAGGCCCGCGCGCACAACGGCCTGGCCGAGGCGGCGCGGGCCGCGGGCCGGTTCGCGGACGCACTCGCGCACCATGAGGAGGCGCTGGTGATCGCGGACGGCATCGGCTCCGGCGACGAGCAGGCCCGCGCCCGGGCCGGCATCGCCGCGGTGCGGCCTGGTCCCTGA
- a CDS encoding Gfo/Idh/MocA family protein, producing the protein MTLRVVVIGAGAMGRAWIRTVADDPDVDLAGVADLNLDAATEAAGEGVPAARDGVALAKETGADAVIDVTVPAAHHPITTEALFAGLPVLGEKPVAETVTQALSLVAAAEVTGELFMVSQSRRYNPHLWALRAHARVFGRPGLLTTEFFKAPRFGGFRDAMEHPLLLDMAIHPFDTARFVLEAEPVSVYCEEHNPPWSWYAGDAAATATFEMTGGVRYVYTGSWCSPGLETSWNGAWRLSAEHGTAVWNGDDPPVSSRAGEVETADPGFEIAGALRAFTHALRTGDVPMGEVHGNVMSLVMVEAAVQSASTGARVRVDDVLEHAYELAIAAEPRAEVRDALHSWTSVREALKA; encoded by the coding sequence GTGACGCTGCGAGTCGTCGTCATCGGCGCGGGGGCGATGGGCCGCGCCTGGATCCGTACCGTGGCGGACGATCCTGATGTTGATCTTGCGGGTGTCGCCGACCTGAACCTGGACGCCGCCACGGAGGCCGCCGGCGAGGGCGTGCCGGCCGCGCGGGACGGCGTCGCGCTCGCGAAGGAGACCGGCGCCGACGCCGTCATCGACGTGACCGTTCCGGCCGCGCACCACCCGATCACCACCGAGGCGCTCTTCGCCGGCCTGCCGGTGCTCGGCGAGAAACCGGTCGCGGAGACCGTCACGCAGGCGCTGTCCCTGGTCGCGGCCGCGGAGGTGACCGGCGAGCTGTTCATGGTCAGCCAGTCCCGCCGCTACAACCCGCACCTGTGGGCGTTGCGTGCGCACGCACGCGTTTTCGGCCGGCCGGGCCTGCTCACCACGGAGTTCTTCAAAGCGCCCCGGTTCGGCGGCTTCCGCGACGCGATGGAGCACCCACTGCTGCTGGACATGGCGATCCACCCGTTCGACACCGCGCGGTTCGTGCTGGAGGCCGAGCCGGTCTCGGTCTACTGCGAGGAGCACAACCCGCCGTGGAGCTGGTACGCCGGTGATGCGGCCGCGACCGCCACGTTCGAGATGACCGGCGGCGTGCGCTACGTCTACACCGGCAGCTGGTGCTCCCCCGGCCTGGAGACGTCCTGGAACGGCGCCTGGCGGCTCTCCGCCGAGCACGGCACCGCGGTCTGGAACGGCGACGACCCGCCGGTCTCGTCGCGCGCGGGCGAGGTGGAGACGGCCGACCCCGGCTTCGAGATCGCGGGCGCGCTGCGCGCGTTCACGCACGCGCTGCGCACCGGCGACGTGCCGATGGGCGAGGTGCACGGCAACGTGATGAGCCTGGTCATGGTCGAGGCCGCGGTGCAGTCCGCGTCCACCGGCGCCCGGGTGCGGGTCGACGACGTGCTCGAACACGCCTACGAGCTCGCGATAGCGGCCGAGCCACGCGCCGAGGTCCGCGACGCGCTGCACTCGTGGACGTCGGTGCGCGAGGCCCTGAAGGCGTGA
- a CDS encoding ThuA domain-containing protein, protein MSSPIRVTVWGENVHEQHEPEVAARYPDGMHGAIAQGITQHLGDRVAVRTAVLQDPEHGLTEDVLRETDVLTWWGHAAHADVADDVVERVHRHVLAGMGLIVLHSGHWSKIFTKLMGTSCTLRWRSAHDRELVWTVDPTHPIARGVPHPMIIEEDEMYGEFFDIPAPDELVFISSFSGGEVFRSGCTFKRGHGKIFYFRPGDQDYPTYHHEGVRKVIANAVEWAVTVRPERAEPTLLRYETEDFYNGHGYGGPL, encoded by the coding sequence GTGAGCAGTCCGATTCGTGTCACCGTCTGGGGCGAGAACGTCCATGAGCAGCACGAACCCGAGGTCGCGGCGCGTTATCCGGACGGCATGCACGGCGCGATCGCGCAGGGGATCACGCAGCATCTCGGCGATCGGGTGGCCGTGCGCACGGCCGTGCTGCAGGACCCGGAGCACGGGCTTACCGAGGACGTGCTCCGCGAGACGGACGTGCTGACCTGGTGGGGGCACGCGGCGCACGCGGACGTGGCCGACGACGTGGTCGAGCGCGTGCACCGTCATGTGCTGGCCGGCATGGGCCTGATCGTGCTGCACTCCGGCCACTGGTCCAAGATCTTCACCAAGCTCATGGGTACGTCGTGCACGCTGCGCTGGCGGTCCGCGCACGACCGCGAGCTGGTCTGGACCGTGGACCCGACGCACCCGATCGCGCGCGGCGTCCCACACCCGATGATCATCGAAGAGGACGAGATGTACGGGGAGTTCTTCGACATCCCCGCGCCGGACGAACTGGTCTTCATCTCCTCGTTCTCCGGAGGCGAGGTGTTCCGGTCCGGGTGCACGTTCAAGCGCGGCCACGGCAAGATCTTCTACTTCCGGCCCGGCGACCAGGACTACCCGACATACCACCACGAGGGGGTACGGAAGGTCATCGCGAACGCGGTGGAGTGGGCGGTGACGGTGCGCCCGGAGCGGGCCGAGCCGACGCTGCTGCGCTACGAGACCGAGGACTTCTACAACGGCCACGGGTACGGTGGGCCGCTGTGA
- a CDS encoding cupin domain-containing protein, protein MTHPYAAQADDHQKLEWLGGGVMEVLLDGERTGGQLAVFRSQAPAGAASPAHVHSREDEIFVLLSGSAVFWIGDRRFEAGEGSVAFLPRGVPHAYRITEDADLFAVSTPAGLENFFRGAGHDLSLPRPEGFTVTPATMAAAAAANGQTILGPPLAVDGVLPRIGTGATGVPYVAGAGEHETVEWIGGGLMRILLAAEHTGAQLAMFRSSAPAGAASPVYTHAREHEIILMLSGSGVYWVGEHRFELTAGGLVLVPRGVPMAHRITADAEILALTTPGGLEAFFRTVGRDVREPRPDGWEIDYELMGRASEATGQTVLGPPLEVGDMIRLP, encoded by the coding sequence ATGACACATCCCTACGCGGCGCAGGCCGACGATCACCAGAAGCTGGAGTGGCTCGGCGGCGGCGTCATGGAGGTCCTCCTCGACGGGGAGCGGACCGGCGGGCAGCTGGCCGTGTTCCGGTCGCAGGCACCGGCCGGGGCGGCGTCGCCGGCGCACGTGCACTCGCGCGAGGACGAGATCTTCGTGCTGTTGAGCGGCAGCGCCGTCTTCTGGATCGGTGACCGGCGGTTCGAGGCGGGGGAGGGTAGCGTGGCGTTCCTGCCGCGCGGTGTCCCGCACGCCTACCGGATCACCGAGGACGCGGACCTGTTCGCGGTCAGCACGCCGGCCGGGCTGGAGAACTTCTTCCGCGGTGCCGGGCACGACCTGAGCCTGCCGCGACCGGAGGGGTTCACGGTCACGCCGGCCACGATGGCCGCGGCCGCGGCCGCGAACGGGCAGACCATCCTCGGCCCGCCGCTCGCGGTGGACGGCGTGCTGCCGCGCATCGGCACGGGTGCGACCGGCGTTCCGTACGTGGCGGGCGCGGGTGAGCACGAGACGGTGGAGTGGATCGGTGGCGGTCTGATGCGGATCCTGCTCGCCGCGGAGCACACCGGCGCGCAGCTGGCGATGTTCCGGTCCAGTGCGCCGGCCGGTGCGGCGTCACCGGTGTACACGCACGCCCGCGAGCACGAGATCATCCTGATGCTCAGCGGCAGCGGTGTCTACTGGGTCGGTGAGCACCGCTTCGAGCTGACCGCGGGCGGGCTGGTGCTGGTGCCGCGCGGTGTGCCGATGGCGCACCGGATCACCGCGGACGCGGAGATCCTGGCGCTGACCACGCCGGGCGGTCTGGAGGCGTTCTTCCGGACCGTGGGCCGCGACGTGCGCGAGCCCCGGCCGGACGGCTGGGAGATCGACTACGAGCTGATGGGCAGGGCGTCCGAGGCGACCGGCCAGACCGTCCTGGGCCCGCCGCTGGAGGTCGGCGACATGATCCGGTTGCCGTGA